Proteins encoded by one window of Nicotiana tabacum cultivar K326 chromosome 10, ASM71507v2, whole genome shotgun sequence:
- the LOC107815871 gene encoding serine/threonine-protein kinase AFC1: METQPLMEFPRRNIDKRPRKRPRLAWDVGPPIQPPIPPIPKVLPTIYCGQEFGNGALLNYAYSSIYYKGIPHNGSPPRRPDDKDGHYVFAIGETLTLRYRILSKMGEGTFGQVLECLDNETKELVAIKVVRSIHKYREAAMIEIDVLQKLARHDLGGKHCVQIRNWFDYRNHICIVFEKLGPSLYDFLRKNSYRSFPIDLVREFGRQLLESVAFMHDLRLIHTDLKPENILLVSSEYLKVPDYKFLLRPAKDGSYFKNVPTSSAIKLIDFGSTTFEHQDHTYVVSTRHYRAPEVILGLGWNYPCDMWSIGCILVELCSGEALFQTHENLEHLAMMEKVLGPLPQHMSVRADRRAEKYFRRGARLDWPERATSSESMRAVWKLPRLQNLIMQHVDHSAGDLIDLLQGLLCYDPTERLKAREALRHPFFTRDLRRCGYPM, translated from the exons ATGGAAACCCAACCATTAATGGAATTTCCTCGGAGAAATATAGATAAGCGACCTCGAAAACGGCCTCGTTTGGCATGGGACGTAGGGCCTCCAATTCAGCCTCCAATTCCACCAATTCCCAAG GTTCTTCCAACAATATACTGTGGGCAAGAGTTTGGGAACGGAGCATTGCTGAACTATGCTTATTCTTCAATATATTACAAGGGTATCCCTCATAATGGATCTCCTCCTCGGAGACCAGATGATAAAGATGGCCACTATGTTTTTGCGATTGGGGAAACCTTAACTCTTCGCT ATAGGATACTCAGCAAAATGGGGGAAG GGACTTTTGGACAAGTCCTTGAATGCCTAGACAATGAAACAAAGGAACTTGTGGCAATTAAAGTTGTTCGTTCTATACATAAATACCGAGAAGCGGCAATGATTGAAATAGATGTCCTTCAGAAACTTGCCAGGCATGATCTTGGTGGCAAACA TTGTGTgcaaataaggaattggtttgaCTATCGTAATCATATATGTATT GTTTTTGAGAAGCTTGGTCCAAGCTTATACGATTTTCTTCGCAAAAACAGCTATCGTTCATTTCCCATTGATCTTGTCCGGGAGTTTGGCAGACAACTTTTGGAGTCTGTAGCAT TTATGCATGATCTGCGACTGATTCACACTGATCTGAAGCCAGAAAATATTCTCCTTGTTTCGTCAGAGTATCTTAAAGTTCCAGATTACAAG TTCCTGCTGCGACCTGCAAAAGATGGTTCCTACTTCAAGAATGTACCAACGTCAAGTGCTATTAAGCTCATTGACTTCGGCAGTACTACGTTTGAACATCAGGATCATACTTATGTGGTGTCTACACGTCATTACCGTGCTCCAGAGGTTATTTTAG GTCTTGGATGGAACTATCCTTGTGATATGTGGAGTATAGGTTGCATACTTGTTGAGCTTTGCTCT GGTGAGGCTCTTTTTCAAACACATGAGAACTTAGAACATCTCGCAATGATGGAAAAGGTGCTAGGGCCTCTTCCTCAGCACATGTCTGTGAGAGCTGA CCGCCGTGCTGAGAAATATTTTAGAAGGGGTGCAAGGTTGGATTGGCCAGAGCGTGCAACTTCAAGTGAAAGTATGAGGGCTGTCTGGAAATTGCCTCGTCTCCAG AACCTAATAATGCAGCATGTGGACCACTCTGCTGGAGATCTCATTGATCTTCTGCAAGGGCTGCTTTGTTATGACCCAACAGAACGGCTGAAAGCTAGAGAAGCATTACGGCACCCCTTCTTCACTAGAGACCTGAGAAGGTGTGGTTATCCAATGTAA